Proteins found in one Chloroflexota bacterium genomic segment:
- a CDS encoding cyclic nucleotide-binding domain-containing protein: MNSSVIAVLRRVDIFAGLSDLELSQIAQLCKVAKAKKGQIIFREDSDGDDLYVVHDGAVEIQVQTRGSDGQHRLSTINTAYEGQAFGEIAMLGGGSRSATAVASMNPTTLLVINGPELSTLCDTNTAIGYRIMRNFINDMIYKLRSASLLLRGHIKWQDNQLSQID; the protein is encoded by the coding sequence ATGAATAGTAGTGTGATTGCAGTATTACGTCGCGTCGATATTTTTGCTGGGCTGAGCGACCTTGAGCTAAGCCAAATTGCTCAATTGTGCAAAGTTGCCAAGGCCAAAAAAGGCCAAATTATCTTCCGCGAAGATAGTGACGGCGACGATTTGTATGTGGTTCACGATGGTGCGGTGGAAATTCAAGTCCAAACCCGTGGCTCCGACGGTCAACATCGTTTATCAACGATCAACACCGCTTACGAAGGCCAAGCCTTTGGCGAAATTGCCATGCTTGGCGGCGGCAGTCGTTCGGCTACAGCGGTTGCTAGCATGAATCCAACTACCTTGTTAGTGATCAACGGGCCAGAACTTTCGACCCTCTGTGACACTAACACCGCGATTGGCTATCGGATTATGCGTAACTTTATCAACGATATGATCTACAAACTGCGCTCGGCCTCGTTGCTGCTGCGCGGGCATATCAAATGGCAAGATAATCAACTGAGTCAGATTGATTAG
- a CDS encoding SUKH-3 domain-containing protein, protein MFPSVLQTVMADSNWEPTLDRDLTPWLTALSTNHYPLFPAAEAILTTYGGYTFTTAPWHDTAFELTDTLAGIFEWTASEIELTIDPSCARALTEATIWQTHPYILHTRLQLAPIGQVSYPTQSKASLFVLSNGSIMQGQWVFNRLNWKLPNVPVLSMLGASLEQAIENILYAGLLIMDHMPNQSSYQTS, encoded by the coding sequence ATGTTTCCATCTGTTCTTCAAACGGTTATGGCCGATTCTAACTGGGAACCTACGCTTGATCGCGATCTTACCCCATGGCTCACTGCATTGTCAACGAACCACTATCCGCTGTTTCCAGCGGCAGAGGCCATATTAACAACCTATGGAGGATATACTTTCACGACTGCACCTTGGCATGATACGGCATTTGAATTGACAGATACACTCGCTGGTATATTTGAATGGACTGCATCAGAGATTGAGCTTACCATTGATCCCTCTTGTGCGAGAGCCTTAACAGAAGCAACGATTTGGCAAACGCATCCCTACATCCTTCACACGCGCCTACAGCTTGCCCCAATTGGCCAAGTCAGCTACCCAACCCAGAGTAAAGCATCGCTTTTTGTGTTGTCGAATGGTTCTATTATGCAGGGCCAATGGGTATTTAATCGGCTTAATTGGAAGCTTCCTAATGTTCCAGTATTAAGTATGCTAGGAGCAAGTCTTGAGCAGGCCATAGAAAACATTCTTTATGCTGGGTTATTAATTATGGATCATATGCCAAATCAATCGTCATATCAAACTAGTTAA
- a CDS encoding SUKH-3 domain-containing protein — translation MPNDSLNIQLTPIAATCYQLFGWTPTRQVDPSAHIAAIRQANYPCFPLAEAFLTSFGGLTTQIAVPPADENPLYYHHRIPYIFDRNRLFEDFIPANAQHCDDDAAPYWLEHPFIKRQQRQICPIGSYDNDATILLSADGLILLGKFYGVPGEHSREPMLRLVGQTLSGGLNRLIEQAIYYYYP, via the coding sequence ATGCCTAATGACAGCTTAAATATTCAGTTAACCCCGATCGCAGCGACCTGTTACCAGCTTTTTGGCTGGACTCCGACGCGCCAGGTTGATCCTTCGGCACATATCGCGGCAATTCGACAAGCGAACTATCCCTGTTTTCCGCTGGCTGAAGCCTTTTTGACCAGCTTTGGAGGTTTAACAACGCAGATCGCTGTTCCTCCAGCAGATGAAAACCCACTCTATTATCACCATAGAATTCCCTATATTTTTGATCGCAATCGGCTGTTTGAAGATTTTATTCCAGCTAATGCACAGCACTGTGATGATGATGCAGCTCCATATTGGCTTGAGCATCCATTCATTAAGCGGCAGCAACGGCAGATTTGCCCTATTGGTTCCTATGATAACGATGCAACAATCTTGTTATCTGCCGATGGATTGATACTACTTGGGAAATTTTATGGGGTTCCGGGGGAACATAGTCGGGAGCCAATGTTGCGGCTCGTTGGTCAAACGCTTAGTGGTGGGCTTAATAGGCTTATTGAACAAGCAATTTATTATTATTATCCCTAG